Sequence from the Rhodopirellula bahusiensis genome:
CAAAGAGTGTGCTCGCGGTGATGGATCCGATGTACACCAACCAGATCGCCGGCCTCGCGAATTTGCTGGGCGAAGGCGCGATCAAGGTTTCGTAGAGCTGCAAGACCAGCGAGGCTTTCTGTGGGGCCGACAATGCTCGAAGAGCCGTTTCGTCGATGGCAGAGGCGATGGTCTCGATCGCGGATTCGGGGATTTGTTGGCCGTTCGGCTGTTCGATCTCCTGGTTGTTCAGCTGCCCGCATAACCACGAAGTTCGGTAGGTCAGCGGAATCGTGAACAGGAGCGGAATGACCAGCAGCAACAGCAACGGCTCGCCGATCAAGATCCCGAGTCCGGTGATCGCCGCGACCGTGAGCACTCGCCCGGTCACTTCCCGCCATGGCGAAGGGCGAGTGAACGTGGCCTGAACAATCTTGCCACCGTCGAGCGGCAGCAGCGGCAGCAAATTCATCCAATTCAACAGCAGGCCAAGGCCTCCGAGTTCGAACAGCCACGGTCGGCTGCTATTCATCATCAGAATCGGTACCGCGGTCACGGAAGCATTCGTATCTGAGTTGCCCGCCGTAGCAACCATGAGCAATCCCATCGAAATCACGATGCCTGGCAGCGGCCCCGCAAAATAGACGATTGCCTTTTTCCAAGTCGCCAACTGGACCTGGTGACCACTGACGGCTGCGCCAAACATTGGCAGGAACACCAATCGAATGTTGCGATACCCGAACGCGATCATCGCGATGCAGTGACCAGCTTCATGCACCAATAGAATGCTGACCAATATCAACACCAGCCGCACGTCCCACCAAATCAAGCCGACGGCAAAAAAAATCGCCAGCGAGACCAGCAACATCAGAGTTTGGCGAGGCCAGTCATTGGGCTGAGTTTCCTTCGCCCGAATCGCAGCAACGAGCGAAGCGTCCGGACCGGACATGCACTAGCAACCTTCAGCGAGCGGTTGTCCGTCAGGCTTCTTTGTGTTGGAGCAGACCAGTTTGGTTCCGTCTGAATCCAAACGCATGTTCGGACCAGCGATCTCGGGGCCGATGTGTGACAGCTGATTGTTGTCGTCGACGAAGATCAAGCGAGGTTGATGAGTCGCGGCTTCGGCTTCGGGCACCATCGCGTAGGCAGCCAAAATCACATGGTCGCCGGGGCGAATTAGGTGAGCGGCTGCGCCGTTGGCACACACGTCGCTGGAATTCGGCAAGCCTTCAATGGCGTACGTTTCCAAGCGGGTGCCGCGAGTCACGTTCCAAACATGGAGAGACTCGTACGGATGGATTTTGGCAGCAACCAACAATTCCGGCGGAACGGTCAGGCTGCCTTCGTAGTTCACGTCTGCGCCCGTCACCGTCGCACGATGAATCTTGGCCGCCAGCATTTTTCGATAAGGTGTGTCCACCAACTCAGTCCACCAGGTAGGGCTTCAGTTGTTCGATTGTTTTGTCCGAACCAATTTCCAGTTTTCCAAATCCGCGTTCGGCACCTTCGCTCATGGCCACTTCCTGATGCTCATCGTAGTTGGTCACCAACATGACAGGCACTTTGGCGAGATCGGGGTCGGATTTGATTTGCTTGATCACGTCCAATCCATCCGTGTAGTCGCGATCGAGTTTTCGGTTGACGGTCACGAGATCCACGTCGCGTTTCTTCAACAACTCAATCGTGTCTTCGGCACCGTGGGTCTGCAACACCGAAGCGTCAAAGTGTGAGGTCACCATTTGACGTATGGCATTGAAATCGGGACCGCAATTGCCGCAGTCGACTAGGGTTTTCGCCATCGGATGAAACATCTCCGTCGAGGGGGTTCCAGGAA
This genomic interval carries:
- the panD gene encoding aspartate 1-decarboxylase, with the translated sequence MDTPYRKMLAAKIHRATVTGADVNYEGSLTVPPELLVAAKIHPYESLHVWNVTRGTRLETYAIEGLPNSSDVCANGAAAHLIRPGDHVILAAYAMVPEAEAATHQPRLIFVDDNNQLSHIGPEIAGPNMRLDSDGTKLVCSNTKKPDGQPLAEGC
- a CDS encoding site-2 protease family protein → MSGPDASLVAAIRAKETQPNDWPRQTLMLLVSLAIFFAVGLIWWDVRLVLILVSILLVHEAGHCIAMIAFGYRNIRLVFLPMFGAAVSGHQVQLATWKKAIVYFAGPLPGIVISMGLLMVATAGNSDTNASVTAVPILMMNSSRPWLFELGGLGLLLNWMNLLPLLPLDGGKIVQATFTRPSPWREVTGRVLTVAAITGLGILIGEPLLLLLVIPLLFTIPLTYRTSWLCGQLNNQEIEQPNGQQIPESAIETIASAIDETALRALSAPQKASLVLQLYETLIAPSPSKFARPAIWLVYIGSITASTLFGWWIWTLHRWHDSGAVELGMSANMVTGGRFDKGSQAALSAVTGLLESGWLTL
- a CDS encoding response regulator; amino-acid sequence: MAKTLVDCGNCGPDFNAIRQMVTSHFDASVLQTHGAEDTIELLKKRDVDLVTVNRKLDRDYTDGLDVIKQIKSDPDLAKVPVMLVTNYDEHQEVAMSEGAERGFGKLEIGSDKTIEQLKPYLVD